The Callithrix jacchus isolate 240 chromosome 20, calJac240_pri, whole genome shotgun sequence genome has a window encoding:
- the IRX5 gene encoding iroquois-class homeodomain protein IRX-5 yields the protein MSYPQGYLYQPSASLALYSCPAYSTSVISGPRTDELGRSSSGSAFSPYAGSTAFTAPSPGYNSHLQYGADPAAAAAAAFSSYVGSPYDHTPGMAGSLGYHPYAAPLGSYPYGDPAYRKNATRDATATLKAWLNEHRKNPYPTKGEKIMLAIITKMTLTQVSTWFANARRRLKKENKMTWTPRNRSEDEEEEENIDLEKNDEDEPQKPEDKGDPEGPEAGGAEQKASGCERLQGPPTPAGKETEGSLSDSDFKEQPSEGRLDALQAPLRTGGPSPAGPAAARLAEDPAPHYPTGAPASGPHPAAGELPPGPGGPSVIHSPPPPPPPAVLAKPKLWSLAEIATSSDKVKDGGGGSEGSPCPPCSGPIAGQALGGSRASPAPAPSRSPSAQCPFPGGTVLSRPLYYTAPFYPGYTNYGSFGHLHGHPGPGPGPTTGPGSHFNGLNQTVLNRADALAKDPKVLRSQSQLDLCKDSPYELKKGMSDI from the exons ATGTCCTACCCGCAGGGCTACTTGTACCAGCCGTCCGCCTCGCTGGCGCTCTACTCGTGCCCGGCGTACAGCACCAGCGTCATTTCAGGGCCCCGCACGGATGAGCTCGGCCGGTCGTCTTCGGGCTCCGCGTTCTCGCCCTACGCTGGCTCGACTGCCTTCACCGCGCCCTCGCCGGGATACAACTCTCACCTCCAGTACGGCGCCGACCCCGcggccgcagccgccgccgccttCTCGTCGTATGTG GGCTCTCCCTACGACCACACACCCGGCATGGCGGGTTCCTTGGGGTACCACCCCTACGCGGCGCCCCTGGGTTCGTACCCTTATGGGGACCCAGCGTACCGGAAGAATGCCACTAGGGACGCCACCGCTACCCTCAAGGCCTGGCTCAATGAGCACCGCAAGAACCCCTACCCTACCAAGGGCGAGAAGATCATGCTGGCCATCATCACCAAGATGACCCTCACCCAGGTGTCCACCTGGTTCGCCAACGCGCGCCGGCGCCtcaagaaagagaacaaaatgacGTGGACGCCGCGGAACCGCAGCGAGGacgaggaagaggaagagaacatTGATCTGGAGAAGAACGACGAGGACGAGCCCCAGAAACCCGAGGACAAGGGCGACCCCGAGGGCCCCGAAGCAG GAGGGGCTGAGCAGAAGGCTTCGGGCTGCGAACGGCTGCAGGGGCCACCTACCCCCGCCGGCAAGGAGACGGAGGGCAGCCTCAGCGACTCGGATTTTAAGGAGCAGCCCTCCGAAGGCCGCCTCGACGCGCTGCAGGCCCCCCTTCGCACCGGCGGGCCCTCCCCGGCTGGGCCAGCGGCAGCGCGGCTGGCAGAGGACCCGGCCCCTCACTACCCTACGGGCGCGCCGGCATCCGGCCCGCATCCTGCCGCGGGAGAGCTGCCCCCGGGTCCCGGCGGGCCCTCGGTTATCCATTCACCGCCTCCGCCGCCGCCTCCGGCAGTGCTCGCCAAGCCCAAACTGTGGTCTCTGGCAGAGATCGCCACATCCTCGGACAAGGTCAAGGACGGGGGCGGCGGGAGCGAAGGCTCTCCATGCCCACCGTGCTCCGGGCCCATAGCTGGGCAAGCCCTAGGAGGGAGCCGTGCGTCGCCGGCCCCGGCGCCGTCGCGCTCGCCCTCGGCGCAGTGTCCTTTTCCGGGCGGTACAGTGCTGTCCCGGCCTCTTTATTACACTGCGCCCTTCTATCCCGGCTACACGAACTATGGCTCCTTCGGACACCTTCATGGCCACCCGGGGCCTGGGCCAGGCCCCACAACCGGTCCGGGGTCTCATTTCAATGGATTAAACCAGACCGTGTTGAACCGAGCGGACGCTTTGGCTAAAGACCCGAAAGTGTTGCGGAGCCAGTCTCAGCTAGACCTGTGCAAAGACTCTCCCTATGAATTGAAGAAAGGTATGTCCGACATTTAA